The Thiomonas sp. FB-Cd genome includes a window with the following:
- a CDS encoding transposase has product MLKKTPEHAWLNEVSSVPVQQALRHLNTAFSNFFAKRAQYPSFKRKDGPQAAEYTTSAFRWDAGRRELRLAKMDAPLDIRWSRTLPQAAKLTTVTISRDTAGRYFAALLCDDVVTSRKAASGQVGIDLGLTHFAVLSSGEKVASPKAFRRCEARLAVRQRRLARAKLGSKNRAKLKLKVAALHAHITDARRDFLHKLSTRLISENPVIAVETLSVSNMQRNHCLAKSISDAGWSEFVRQLEYKAQWNGRTLIGIDRWYPSSKTCSACGHVQGRMPLSVREWTCPECGTRHDRDVNAARNVLAAGLAVAAHGETVSPVLL; this is encoded by the coding sequence ATGCTCAAGAAGACGCCCGAGCATGCGTGGCTGAACGAAGTCAGCAGCGTGCCCGTGCAGCAGGCGCTGCGGCACCTGAACACCGCGTTCTCGAACTTCTTCGCCAAGCGAGCCCAGTACCCGTCCTTCAAGCGCAAGGACGGGCCGCAGGCGGCCGAGTACACCACCAGCGCATTCCGGTGGGACGCGGGCCGGCGCGAGTTGCGTCTGGCGAAGATGGACGCGCCGCTGGACATCCGCTGGTCGCGCACCTTGCCCCAGGCGGCCAAGCTCACGACCGTGACCATCTCGCGCGACACTGCGGGGCGGTACTTCGCCGCGCTGCTGTGCGACGACGTGGTCACGTCCAGGAAGGCTGCATCCGGCCAGGTCGGCATCGACCTGGGGCTCACCCACTTCGCGGTCCTCTCCAGTGGCGAGAAGGTCGCATCCCCCAAGGCCTTTCGCCGCTGCGAAGCGCGACTGGCCGTGCGCCAGCGCCGGCTGGCGCGAGCCAAGCTCGGCTCGAAGAACCGGGCGAAGTTGAAGTTGAAAGTTGCTGCGCTGCATGCGCATATCACGGACGCGCGCAGGGACTTCCTGCACAAGCTCTCGACCCGACTGATCAGCGAAAACCCAGTGATCGCCGTCGAGACGCTGTCCGTATCGAACATGCAGCGCAACCACTGCTTGGCGAAGTCGATCAGCGATGCAGGCTGGTCAGAGTTCGTCAGGCAGCTTGAGTACAAGGCGCAGTGGAATGGGCGCACGCTGATTGGCATTGACCGCTGGTACCCGAGCAGCAAGACCTGCTCGGCCTGCGGCCATGTGCAAGGCAGGATGCCGCTCAGCGTGCGCGAATGGACGTGCCCGGAGTGCGGCACGCGCCACGATCGCGACGTGAACGCAGCGCGCAATGTATTGGCCGCAGGACTTGCGGTAGCAGCCCATGGAGAGACTGTCAGTCCCGTGTTGCTGTAA
- a CDS encoding helix-turn-helix domain-containing protein produces MRAAKRAYRFRFYPTPEQVDALARTFGCARFAYNHMLRLRSDAWMQRQDAWATTKPPPR; encoded by the coding sequence ATTCGGGCCGCCAAGCGCGCCTATCGCTTTCGCTTCTACCCGACGCCCGAGCAAGTTGACGCACTGGCTCGAACCTTCGGGTGCGCACGCTTCGCTTACAACCACATGCTGCGCCTGCGCAGCGACGCCTGGATGCAGCGCCAGGACGCGTGGGCTACCACGAAACCTCCGCCGCGCTGA
- a CDS encoding YbeD family protein — translation MSKLKSASLPASAQDGDSLIHYPCDFPIKVMGRNADGFADAVAAVVLKHAPDFDPSSMELRPSSGRNYLSCTCTIRATSRVQLDALYMALTSHPMVAVVL, via the coding sequence ATGTCCAAGCTCAAGTCCGCCTCCCTGCCTGCATCCGCTCAGGATGGCGACAGTTTGATCCATTACCCGTGCGACTTTCCCATCAAGGTGATGGGGCGCAACGCCGATGGTTTCGCCGACGCGGTGGCCGCGGTGGTGCTGAAGCATGCACCCGATTTCGACCCCTCGAGCATGGAATTGCGACCCTCGAGCGGGCGCAATTATCTCAGCTGTACATGCACGATCCGGGCCACGAGTCGCGTCCAACTCGATGCGCTGTACATGGCGCTGACATCGCACCCCATGGTCGCCGTCGTGTTGTAG
- a CDS encoding D-amino acid aminotransferase, with amino-acid sequence MRPSQCYLNGAFVPLDEARVSVLDRGFIFGDGVYEVVPAYARRPFRLDAHLARLGRSLGAVGLENPLDCNQWAALLERLLADNDPADQCIYIQVTRGVARRDHAFPANTVPTVFAYSFPFPHVQAGLREKGASAVTLPDMRWLSAHVKSISLLGSVLARQASAEVGAQETILIRDGWLTEASSSNVWVVRHGQLLSPPMDHLKLEGIRVALMDELAASSGVAVRRRPVAEWELRCADEILLTSATKEVLAVTLLDDRPVGAGLPGPVYAALYAAYQSAKRAELHSS; translated from the coding sequence ATGCGCCCGTCGCAGTGTTATCTCAACGGCGCCTTTGTGCCGCTGGACGAAGCGCGGGTGTCCGTGTTGGACCGTGGATTCATTTTCGGCGACGGGGTCTACGAGGTGGTGCCCGCCTACGCGCGCCGGCCGTTTCGCCTGGACGCGCACCTTGCCCGTCTGGGGCGCTCCCTGGGCGCTGTCGGATTGGAAAATCCGCTGGATTGCAACCAATGGGCCGCGCTGCTGGAGCGACTGCTCGCCGACAACGATCCGGCTGATCAGTGCATTTACATACAGGTGACGCGCGGCGTGGCTCGGCGTGACCACGCCTTTCCTGCGAACACGGTGCCCACCGTGTTCGCCTACAGTTTTCCCTTCCCGCATGTCCAGGCGGGGCTGCGCGAAAAGGGTGCATCCGCCGTCACCCTGCCCGACATGCGCTGGCTGAGCGCGCACGTCAAAAGCATCTCGCTTCTGGGCAGTGTCTTGGCGCGCCAGGCATCCGCTGAGGTGGGCGCACAGGAAACCATTCTGATCCGCGACGGTTGGCTCACCGAGGCATCGTCTTCCAATGTCTGGGTCGTGCGACACGGCCAACTTCTGAGTCCGCCGATGGATCACCTCAAGCTTGAGGGCATCCGCGTGGCGCTCATGGATGAGCTCGCTGCATCAAGCGGCGTGGCGGTGCGTCGCCGGCCAGTGGCGGAGTGGGAGCTGCGTTGCGCCGACGAGATCCTCCTCACGTCAGCGACGAAAGAGGTGCTGGCCGTGACCCTGCTTGACGACCGACCGGTGGGCGCGGGGTTGCCCGGGCCGGTGTATGCCGCGCTGTACGCCGCCTATCAGTCAGCCAAGCGGGCCGAACTGCACTCCTCTTAG
- a CDS encoding response regulator transcription factor translates to MTHAPRCTLIVEHSAESRTAMARLLSQVLPELPVCEASTRAQAEKLIRTRTVELALIDFGLPDGSGLDVLRTLHLAQPQARAVVVTMFDDDAHLFPALQAGAFGYVLKDRPEIELVAQLRRIQEGEPPLSSTVARRMLQHFAAIRGQATAPGAQASGDVKWGRRVTDVGGAPPADTQDLARYLSPQSHARPGMVEEPEVVLTDRETEVLQRVGKGYTLPEIAQQLGLSRHTVADYVKQIYRKLDISSRAEAALEAARRGLVR, encoded by the coding sequence ATGACACACGCCCCGCGCTGCACCCTCATCGTCGAACACAGCGCCGAGTCTCGCACGGCGATGGCCCGCCTGCTGAGCCAAGTCTTGCCTGAGCTCCCTGTGTGTGAGGCCAGCACTCGTGCGCAAGCCGAGAAGCTGATTCGGACGCGCACGGTCGAGTTGGCGCTGATCGACTTCGGGCTTCCGGACGGCAGCGGGCTTGACGTGCTGCGCACACTGCATCTTGCGCAGCCGCAGGCGCGCGCAGTGGTTGTCACCATGTTTGACGACGACGCCCACTTGTTCCCTGCGTTGCAAGCCGGCGCTTTTGGCTACGTGTTGAAAGACCGGCCTGAAATCGAGCTGGTGGCGCAGCTGCGGCGCATCCAGGAGGGGGAGCCGCCGCTGAGTTCTACAGTGGCTCGCCGCATGCTGCAGCATTTTGCCGCCATCCGCGGCCAGGCAACAGCGCCCGGTGCGCAGGCCTCCGGCGATGTGAAGTGGGGGCGTCGCGTGACGGACGTGGGAGGCGCCCCACCTGCAGACACGCAAGACTTGGCCCGCTATCTAAGCCCACAGAGTCATGCACGCCCTGGCATGGTTGAGGAGCCCGAAGTGGTGCTCACCGATCGCGAAACCGAAGTGCTGCAACGGGTTGGAAAGGGCTACACGTTGCCGGAAATCGCGCAGCAGCTTGGACTTTCACGCCATACGGTGGCCGATTACGTCAAGCAGATTTACCGCAAGCTTGATATTTCCTCGCGAGCCGAGGCGGCGCTGGAAGCGGCGCGTCGCGGCCTGGTGCGCTGA